The following coding sequences lie in one Synechococcus sp. PCC 7336 genomic window:
- a CDS encoding putative Ig domain-containing protein, with amino-acid sequence MAIEPTTGLVSWTPSAAQIGPTTVEVTAIDDRAAEVSQTFSLDVVAAAPNDAPAIVSTPRTRTKVGSPYFYTVQANDPNGDPLSFTLLDAPAGMTVDAQGNLAWLSTPDQFGDNTVTVEVSDGRGGIAQQSFTLSVVAQRLNQPPEITSVPTSFSATIENEYVYDAVAIDADGDRLFWSLETAPPRVVVRCPNRHPTLDAHRRSRRSPRSRPASHR; translated from the coding sequence GTGGCGATCGAGCCGACCACTGGCCTGGTGAGCTGGACCCCTAGCGCCGCTCAAATCGGTCCGACCACGGTTGAAGTGACGGCGATCGACGATCGCGCTGCTGAAGTCAGCCAAACCTTCAGCCTCGACGTGGTAGCAGCCGCCCCCAACGATGCCCCCGCGATCGTTTCCACCCCGCGCACCCGCACAAAGGTGGGTTCGCCCTACTTCTACACAGTCCAAGCCAACGACCCCAACGGCGACCCCCTCAGCTTCACCCTGCTCGACGCCCCCGCAGGCATGACCGTCGATGCACAAGGCAATCTCGCTTGGCTGTCCACCCCCGACCAATTTGGCGACAACACCGTCACGGTTGAAGTGAGTGACGGTCGGGGCGGCATCGCGCAACAGAGCTTCACCCTCTCGGTGGTGGCCCAGCGCCTCAATCAACCCCCCGAGATTACCTCGGTTCCCACCAGCTTCAGCGCCACGATTGAGAACGAATATGTCTATGACGCAGTGGCGATCGATGCCGATGGCGATCGCCTTTTCTGGAGTCTGGAGACCGCCCCCCCTCGGGTTGTCGTTAGATGCCCAAACCGGCACCCTACGCTGGACGCCCACCGCCGATCTCGTAGGTCGCCACGAAGTCGTCCTGCAAGCCACCGATAG
- a CDS encoding putative Ig domain-containing protein encodes MSLDAQTGTLRWTPTADLVGRHEVVLQATDSQGAFVSQGFTLTVRGANLPPEILSTPLTQAALGLPYAYAVVARDEEGDTISFALESAPAGMTIDGQTGLINWTPDTLSPVEVTVAASDSQGAISRQSYTLEVTETAVNQAPAITSQPIFVATPDTPYSYQVTAADPDAGDTLTFQLLEGPAGMAIDPATGLLSWDPTALDIGTFSVSVGVVDAGGLAGAQQYTLTVLPNTAPVILSAPVTQAAAGQIYRYDLRAADPDGDAVQFELLQAPAGLTIDGLGRIRWEPGLADAGPATVEVRATDGRGGIATQLFDLTVAVDNIAPTVDVFPSLRPVGVGESVTLFATAADNVGVESLSLTVNGVAVPLDLNGFYTFAPEVAGDVVAIATATDAAGNSSQAQTILQVLDFSDAEAPVIDLPDLSDLIITAPTDIIGTVSDDNLQFYTLSVAPIGTENFQEIFRGTTPVVDGVLGSFDPTLLQNDAYTLRLEAVDAGGNIVSVDRTANVAGELKLGNFQISFTDLALPVSGLPIFLTRTYDSLSANNRDELGFGWRLEFRDTDLRTSLGRDETFEIFGIRTEAFNESTRVYITLPGGKRESFTFAPTIDPVSAFFPSIPEGDPTLFRPAFKADAGVTSTLKVQDVRLGRDANGDFFGLNGGRYDPANTDYGFGGFYELTTKEGVVYRINATTGDLDTVTDTNSNVITFSDDGVASSTGQAIVFERDASGRLSAVTDPNGASILYSYNALGDLVEVTDREGNTTQLDYSIEREHFLQNIVDPLGRTGVRNEYDERGRLVQLIDVAGETIDLTYDPANAIQTTVDRLGNTTISEFDVRGNTVREVDALGGITTRSFDDDNNVLSETNPDGETSTFSYDSNRNLLSQTDPSDNGFVYSYSTANRLSSTTDALGNTILYARDSRGNLTVVTDALGNVTRHTYDLAGNRTSTTDPDGSVTRFNYDRFGNLVLEVDALGNETASTFDSSGNQLTETRTRTSATGVETATTIFTYDANDNQTSVLDAEGNLIQMEFDALGNLTATIDALGRRTDRVYDEEGRLIEIRNPDSTVETYAYDAEGRQISASDRAGRTTTFVYDALGRRVETIFPDATPETQDDNPRRRVEYDRLGQVTAQIDELGQRTEYDYDEAGRLIRVLLSDGAVETFEYDAADNQIAATDALGRTTQFTYDALNRPIETRLSDGSTMLRRYDVNGNLIEEIDPSGQSTRFEYNDLDRLTAVVDALGGRTVYAYDELGNLVAQQDANDNLTQYEFDNLGRRTAIVRPLGQRSTATYDAVGNLISSTDFNGNTTTLEYNLANFLISQAFDDGSTIAYTYTPTGERETVTDSSGTTTYVYDERQRLLSRTELDGQFVTYTYDLAGNIASVSTATGTTQYTYTSRNQLASVIDANGGTTNYSYDPVGNLLEERLANGSVVSRTYDVLDRVSNSQTADSSGTLLASYIYTFDANGNRTSVSELDGRSVDYTYDELQRLVAEQMTNPSIGDRTISYTYDAVGNRTTRTDSLDGITTYSYDDNDRLLSEVLAGDTTTYSYDNNGNLVAEIGTTAQTTYRWNARNLLSAIEIVDATSIRRTDYTYDADGLRTGEVTDGRATRFLLDTNRANAQVLVELASDGTPQVSYTYGLALISQDRDGSQSFYLHDEHSGVRALTDASGLVTDSYIYDAYGEIVQAIGLTENVYLYRGEQFDTDSGLQYLRARYYDPGIGRFTSTDPFEGLLTSPISRHRYLYANDNPITFLDPSGAISITAERGAADQIFATLQRINWNRVVGVGSIALGVLASLRNGFIRWSGTSRSFGANVPALESMTGIFGSAGFTLVDTTSECAVGLNTGFTPLEVSARYVLATIGAGIPIDGSAGPSVTLDIAGEFEAFTKSVSEKVSR; translated from the coding sequence TTGTCGTTAGATGCCCAAACCGGCACCCTACGCTGGACGCCCACCGCCGATCTCGTAGGTCGCCACGAAGTCGTCCTGCAAGCCACCGATAGTCAGGGAGCCTTTGTCTCTCAAGGGTTTACCCTCACCGTTCGCGGAGCCAATCTCCCCCCCGAAATCCTCTCGACTCCGCTCACTCAAGCAGCGTTGGGGCTCCCCTATGCCTACGCCGTCGTAGCACGGGATGAGGAAGGGGATACCATTAGCTTCGCGCTGGAATCGGCTCCAGCGGGCATGACCATTGACGGCCAAACCGGTTTGATTAACTGGACTCCCGATACCCTTAGTCCGGTCGAGGTGACGGTGGCGGCGAGTGATAGTCAGGGAGCCATCAGTCGCCAGAGCTACACGCTTGAGGTGACCGAAACGGCAGTGAATCAAGCGCCTGCCATCACCTCTCAGCCGATCTTTGTGGCAACGCCAGATACCCCCTACAGCTATCAAGTCACTGCTGCCGATCCCGATGCGGGGGATACTCTCACCTTCCAGTTGTTGGAGGGACCGGCGGGAATGGCGATCGATCCGGCCACCGGGCTCTTGAGTTGGGACCCAACTGCTTTAGATATCGGCACGTTTAGCGTGTCGGTGGGGGTGGTGGACGCTGGCGGTTTGGCTGGGGCTCAGCAATATACGCTGACGGTGTTGCCCAATACTGCTCCGGTGATTCTTTCCGCTCCGGTGACGCAAGCGGCGGCAGGACAGATCTATCGTTACGACCTGCGAGCAGCAGACCCCGATGGAGATGCGGTGCAGTTTGAGTTGCTGCAGGCACCAGCTGGCTTGACGATTGATGGGTTGGGTCGCATTCGCTGGGAGCCCGGATTGGCGGATGCCGGTCCAGCCACTGTGGAAGTTCGGGCGACGGACGGGCGCGGCGGGATTGCGACGCAGCTCTTCGATCTGACGGTGGCGGTGGACAATATTGCGCCGACGGTGGATGTGTTCCCCAGTCTTCGTCCGGTGGGAGTTGGGGAGAGTGTGACGCTGTTTGCGACGGCTGCGGACAATGTGGGGGTAGAGTCGCTCAGTTTGACGGTGAATGGGGTGGCGGTGCCTCTGGATTTGAATGGGTTCTATACGTTTGCGCCAGAGGTGGCGGGGGATGTGGTGGCGATCGCTACGGCCACGGATGCGGCGGGGAATAGTTCTCAGGCTCAGACGATTTTGCAGGTGCTCGACTTTAGCGATGCGGAAGCGCCTGTCATCGATCTGCCAGACTTGTCAGATTTAATAATCACCGCGCCCACCGACATTATCGGTACGGTGAGTGACGACAATTTGCAGTTCTACACGCTCTCGGTTGCCCCCATTGGCACTGAGAACTTCCAGGAAATCTTCCGAGGGACGACCCCAGTGGTGGATGGAGTGTTGGGGAGTTTTGACCCGACTTTGTTGCAGAACGATGCTTACACATTGCGTTTGGAGGCAGTTGACGCAGGTGGCAATATCGTTTCGGTGGATCGCACTGCCAATGTTGCAGGCGAGCTCAAATTAGGGAATTTCCAAATCTCCTTCACCGATTTAGCCTTGCCGGTGTCTGGCCTTCCCATCTTCCTTACTCGTACCTACGACAGCCTTAGCGCCAACAATAGAGATGAACTTGGATTTGGCTGGCGTCTGGAATTCCGCGATACCGACTTGCGTACCAGTTTGGGACGAGATGAGACCTTCGAAATATTCGGTATCCGCACCGAAGCCTTCAATGAATCCACTCGAGTCTACATTACCTTGCCAGGTGGGAAACGAGAATCCTTTACGTTTGCCCCTACTATCGATCCGGTTTCAGCCTTCTTCCCCTCCATTCCAGAAGGCGATCCAACCCTCTTCCGACCGGCCTTTAAAGCAGATGCTGGCGTAACCAGTACCTTAAAAGTGCAAGATGTGCGCTTGGGTCGCGATGCCAACGGCGATTTCTTCGGGCTGAATGGCGGTCGATACGATCCTGCCAATACTGACTATGGTTTTGGTGGTTTCTATGAACTGACAACCAAAGAAGGGGTTGTCTACCGCATTAATGCAACCACTGGCGATCTCGATACTGTTACGGATACCAACAGCAACGTCATTACCTTTAGCGATGATGGGGTCGCTAGCTCCACGGGCCAAGCGATCGTCTTTGAAAGAGATGCCAGTGGTCGCCTCTCTGCCGTCACCGATCCGAACGGTGCGTCCATACTCTACAGCTATAACGCTCTCGGGGATCTGGTTGAAGTGACAGACCGCGAAGGGAATACCACTCAGTTGGACTACAGTATCGAGCGCGAACATTTCTTACAGAACATTGTCGATCCGCTAGGAAGAACGGGAGTTCGCAACGAATACGACGAACGAGGACGTCTCGTACAATTGATCGATGTAGCTGGTGAGACCATCGATCTGACTTACGATCCGGCTAATGCCATCCAAACCACTGTCGATCGACTGGGCAATACGACGATCTCTGAATTTGATGTTCGGGGCAATACTGTCCGAGAAGTCGATGCCTTGGGTGGAATCACTACTCGTAGTTTCGATGACGATAACAACGTTCTCAGTGAAACGAATCCAGACGGGGAAACTTCTACGTTTAGCTACGACAGTAACCGCAATTTACTCTCCCAGACCGATCCTTCAGACAATGGCTTTGTATACTCCTACAGTACCGCCAACCGCCTCAGCTCCACAACCGACGCTTTGGGCAATACAATCCTGTACGCTCGTGACAGTCGGGGAAATCTGACTGTAGTGACGGATGCCCTCGGCAATGTCACCCGCCACACATACGATCTCGCTGGCAACCGGACCTCAACCACCGACCCAGATGGAAGTGTCACCCGATTCAACTACGATCGCTTTGGCAATCTCGTTCTCGAGGTCGACGCTCTCGGCAACGAGACGGCGTCCACTTTCGACAGCAGTGGCAACCAACTAACTGAAACTAGGACCCGTACTAGTGCCACAGGAGTCGAGACCGCCACCACTATCTTCACTTACGACGCTAATGACAATCAAACCTCGGTACTAGATGCTGAAGGGAACCTCATCCAGATGGAATTCGATGCTTTGGGAAACCTGACCGCAACGATCGATGCCTTGGGGCGGCGGACGGATCGGGTTTATGACGAAGAAGGGCGACTAATCGAAATTCGTAATCCCGACAGCACCGTCGAGACCTACGCCTACGATGCCGAAGGCCGACAAATCTCTGCCAGCGATCGGGCGGGAAGGACGACTACCTTTGTCTACGATGCCTTGGGTCGCCGAGTTGAAACGATTTTCCCCGACGCTACGCCAGAGACTCAGGATGACAATCCCCGTCGCCGCGTCGAATACGATCGCCTCGGGCAAGTAACAGCTCAAATTGACGAATTGGGGCAACGGACCGAATACGATTACGACGAGGCCGGCCGACTGATTCGCGTCCTGCTCAGTGATGGTGCCGTTGAAACCTTCGAATACGACGCTGCGGACAATCAAATTGCCGCGACCGATGCCCTCGGTCGCACCACACAATTTACCTACGATGCCCTCAATCGCCCGATAGAAACGCGCCTGTCTGATGGTAGTACGATGCTCAGACGATACGACGTTAACGGTAATTTAATCGAGGAAATCGATCCGAGCGGCCAAAGTACCCGTTTTGAGTACAATGACCTCGATCGCCTCACGGCTGTAGTCGATGCCTTGGGCGGGCGGACAGTATATGCCTACGACGAACTCGGCAACTTGGTTGCCCAGCAGGATGCCAACGATAACCTAACGCAATACGAGTTTGATAATCTCGGACGACGCACGGCGATTGTACGCCCCTTGGGTCAACGCTCCACTGCCACCTACGATGCCGTCGGCAATCTAATCTCGTCCACCGACTTTAACGGCAACACGACAACGCTGGAATACAACCTCGCGAATTTCTTAATATCCCAAGCTTTCGACGATGGCTCGACGATCGCCTACACCTACACACCTACTGGAGAACGAGAAACTGTCACTGACAGCAGCGGCACGACAACGTATGTCTACGACGAACGTCAGCGGTTGCTCTCCCGCACCGAGCTGGACGGACAGTTTGTCACTTACACATATGACTTGGCAGGTAATATCGCTTCGGTTTCAACAGCAACCGGAACGACGCAGTACACATACACATCGCGCAATCAACTCGCTAGTGTCATTGACGCTAATGGTGGGACGACAAATTACAGCTACGATCCCGTCGGCAACCTCCTTGAAGAGAGATTGGCGAATGGCTCCGTAGTTAGCCGCACATACGACGTCCTCGATCGCGTTTCGAACTCGCAAACAGCCGATAGTAGTGGTACCTTACTGGCCAGCTATATCTATACCTTTGATGCCAACGGCAACCGTACCTCCGTCAGCGAGCTAGACGGACGCAGCGTAGATTACACTTACGACGAGCTCCAACGCCTTGTCGCAGAACAGATGACCAATCCCAGCATTGGCGATCGCACCATCTCCTATACCTACGATGCTGTCGGCAACCGTACCACTCGGACAGACTCGCTTGATGGCATCACTACCTACAGCTACGACGATAACGATCGCCTGCTAAGTGAAGTCCTCGCCGGAGACACCACCACCTACAGTTACGACAACAACGGTAATTTAGTCGCAGAAATTGGGACAACTGCACAAACTACTTACAGATGGAACGCACGCAACCTCCTCTCTGCAATTGAAATCGTCGACGCCACCAGCATTCGACGCACCGACTATACGTACGATGCCGACGGCTTGCGTACAGGCGAAGTGACAGACGGTCGGGCCACTCGCTTCTTACTGGATACTAATCGGGCCAACGCTCAAGTCTTAGTGGAGCTGGCTTCAGACGGCACTCCTCAAGTTTCTTATACTTACGGCCTCGCTCTCATCTCTCAAGATCGCGATGGCAGCCAGTCATTTTATCTCCATGACGAACATAGCGGCGTCCGAGCCCTAACAGATGCCTCTGGATTAGTGACCGATAGCTATATCTACGATGCCTACGGCGAGATCGTTCAGGCGATCGGTCTCACCGAAAATGTCTATCTTTACCGTGGCGAACAGTTCGACACAGACTCAGGGCTGCAATACCTCCGCGCCCGCTACTACGATCCCGGCATCGGTCGATTTACTAGCACCGACCCCTTCGAAGGGTTGCTGACATCGCCGATATCTCGCCACCGATACCTATACGCCAACGACAACCCCATTACATTCTTGGACCCGAGTGGTGCAATATCAATCACCGCAGAACGAGGGGCAGCCGACCAGATTTTTGCCACCCTGCAGCGAATTAATTGGAATCGTGTAGTCGGCGTCGGATCAATTGCCCTCGGT